In the genome of Mangifera indica cultivar Alphonso chromosome 9, CATAS_Mindica_2.1, whole genome shotgun sequence, the window CGAGGGTGTGTGCACTCTGCACGTACTTCGCGCACTCTCGCACTTCTCACGCACCTACACACTCATGCATTCTATACGACTCTTAACATTCCACATACAGaatgattgaaaatgaaataataagtCAGAAGATATTtttagagttacaaaaaaatttatttataaaaataaaactgttatacgtttacctaaaaatatttaaacaaaattttttttatctattttaattaatattctcgttaataattataataataataaaaagaaaacatcaaTAAACATAGTCGGTGCAACATGCACTAAAGCTACCCATCatcaataaacaataaaaagcTGCTGTCACGACACAGTAAACGTGCATATCTACCAAACAATAACTTGGAAGAAAAATACTGTTACATGTCAGTGacttttgaattaatttaatgtGACACACAGACACTAACTATTGTACTTTGCAAACCCAAGACGCCGCCCATCAGCAGCAGCCGCCATTTCTTTTAACCTTCAAAATCAATCGCATAATCCTGCATCCCTCCTTAAATTCTAAGGTATTAAAACTGCAATctaatatcaatattatataaatgtttttctctatatctatatatcaatatttatcaGTCATTTCAATAAGGCGCAGTGGAGGTGGCTGACAGAGACGACTGCATCTGAAGCAGGTGGTGGTAGCAGTCGGCGGCGGTTATTCGCAGCTCCGGGTTCTGCTCCAAACATCTGTTTTGCAACTCTCTAAGCGTTTTAGGCACATTGCTAAGTCCACAGGTTTTCACCAAGTGTCCCACGCCCCAAACGTCAACCTTCACTCCATGCAATCCTCTCCCCATTTCCGGAGCGTGTCTCCCACGTGCCTCCACTCCCACCGCCCCATGTGGGTACATCTGTGGTGCCCCCACCGCCTCGTCGAACCCACAAACGAACCACTCGTTTTCTCTATCGGTTTTTCTCATTACTTTGTCCCAACTCAGGTCCCTGTGCATAAAAGATAAGTCATGTAATGCAACCAAGGCTTTGGTCACATACTTGAGCGCCTCGACGAGTTGGTCACAATTTGTGGGCTTAAATTTGCATCCTCTAGGCTTAAACACTAATGCCAAATCTTTCTCCGAGGACCGGTACATGCTCTCGGCATGTGGAATCCGGTGGTCTAGGAAATCGTATGTTTCTTTCACCGCTGCCCATTTTCTCTTGCTTGAGAAAAATCTTGTTACTGTGTTTGGTGTCACTTCAATGACATTTCCATCGCCCATATCGATTCTTTCAAAATCACTGTAAGGATATTGCTTGTAATTGCATCCATTGTTGCTGTTTACGCAGCGATCAGCTAGCAATTGCAAGAGGCCTGCGATTCTATAACATGGGATGAGGGCTTTTAGTCTCTCAACGGGTGAAGAGAGGTCTAGTGAGTATAAATCAGTTCTAATGATTCGGTCTTGTGATCGGCTCAAGGCACAGAAGGTTACGATGTAGCCAACTGCATAGTAACCAAGTATGTAAGGGAGATCCGTGAAAGTCCATAATAGCTTCTCAACGACTGAAGATGAGGGGTCAAGCTGAGCTTCTCGTAATTGATCAGCTTCTTCTCCTCGCcataaacaataatttctaAGAAAACCTGTCAAGTTTGGCCACTGATCCTGCAATGGTTCAGCTGATGACGAAGAAGGTTTTCGTACACAAACCATTTCAACAGAACAAAACTTTGACACAACCCTATTAATACAATCATCCCAAAGGCCAATGAAAGAGTCTCTGCTAGTCGCAGTGCCCACACTGAGGCTGGAGTTATTTCGTATAAGTGGGCTTAAAATATCATATGTAATAGCCCTACAATCTAATAATTCAGCTGAAGCACAGAAGAAAAGCTCTTTGCCTTGTGGTAAGTCTCTATAGACATCTTTTCGAAGGGGGAAACGTAATTCCTCTGGTGGTGGTTCTTGTAAATGCCATGAAAGCTCGAACAAGGTCGGTAGTGTTGTTGGTGGAACTCGCAGGCAGCCCACGTAGTAGTCAGTTGGGTCTTGATGCTCCCATGGAGATGGAGGAATTGCTAAATGAAAGAAAACCACAAGAACGTGTATATATCACTCTTCTCACGTAGGTATGATGAAGACGGCCACAGTACATTGCTTGTATATTAAAACTGTTAAAACATAAGACTTACATCTGATGGAGTGTTCTGCGAGCGGAAGCTGAACTCTTTCAATGAAACCTGTCACAAAATTAGAGAGAGAATGTGAAAGATAAAGATTCCTAGACTCAACAAAATAGGATAACGAACGTATTTGTACCCGAAGCAGAAGGTGAGGAAAACTTTCTTCTGCCGAAGACTTTGACTTGTTGTCCGGGAAGAAATCTATCTACAGAATAACCTCTAAGAGAACCATCTTCGAATGCTTCCATGTTGCAAGCAACCATTGTCTCATCAATGAAAGTAAGCTCATCTGCATTAAGAAAGCTAGATCCTTGAAGTCTGATTCTACCTTTGTGGTGCTCTCCTTCTTCAGCCCACAAACTCACTGATTCCTCCCAAGTCATTCTTATTTTCCCAATTCTTCGAAGTTCCTTGGAGGACGAAGATGAAGTAGGAATATTACCCATGTCTATTGGAGACTCAAACCCTAGCAAACTCCCTCTACCACCATGAAAGAAAGCTTCAGTTCCACTTGTCATCACTAGTTGCTTTGCTCTcgctaaggaaaaaaaattctggTTAGAGAGAACAAAACaaggttaaaaaaaatcataataaggaaatttataaaaaaaataccgGAGAGCGAGATGTCATCTTCTTTGAAAGGAAGGGGAGGAAGAACTCTGGTACTAGCAACAATTGTGCTAGCATCATCAGCTGAAACAACAGCAGAAGCCTCTCTGCTCTGAGGCGTTCTCATTCGAGAACCCATGAACTGAGATAACTCTTCAAAGACTTCTTCGTCAAAAGAAGCTGGCAATCTGTGTTGCTTCCTCTCATAAGGAGAGAGTCTAAAATAACTCTTACCAGCTCGTTCTCGTTCACCACCTCTTTCCCACTCATAAACTTTTCTAAATTCCCCCAGCATGTTATCCCACTTAGTCCCGGCAGTTTTAGCATCTCTGTTGACGCCATGTCTTTGCAAGAACTCCGCAACTTCTCTATCTTTATCGGCTCTAGTTTTTCCTCTTGTTGCTTGAACCGGCATCTCGCTGCTGCTAGTGATGTGGACACTCTCTGGTTGATCAATTCTAGAAGATAAGCCAGACCCGTTTGATCCACCTTGATACTGAAACTTCCAAGCCTTAGCCAGCCACAACATCTCGTTTGGTTTCCAAACTGGGCTcacatattttccttttctgaACTGGGGTTGTAATCGTTCACCTTCTGGTTTGTTTGCCTCTTGACCAGAGGCTGCAGAGAGAGAAGGTATGGGAGAGTGTGGA includes:
- the LOC123225665 gene encoding uncharacterized protein LOC123225665 produces the protein MGDIKGDTTKKQTQPQPQQLSSSPNNPLEESTEKGQLQLQQPPPVGLAGPPFISSPLYVPIGATPTPFEQQFDSVNPKRQRYNSSQWKLLPPSSQQQKQTTQMAMLSKESALSPTTNPANLQNQAQAHTTVASSSETTSSPPHSPIPSLSAASGQEANKPEGERLQPQFRKGKYVSPVWKPNEMLWLAKAWKFQYQGGSNGSGLSSRIDQPESVHITSSSEMPVQATRGKTRADKDREVAEFLQRHGVNRDAKTAGTKWDNMLGEFRKVYEWERGGERERAGKSYFRLSPYERKQHRLPASFDEEVFEELSQFMGSRMRTPQSREASAVVSADDASTIVASTRVLPPLPFKEDDISLSARAKQLVMTSGTEAFFHGGRGSLLGFESPIDMGNIPTSSSSSKELRRIGKIRMTWEESVSLWAEEGEHHKGRIRLQGSSFLNADELTFIDETMVACNMEAFEDGSLRGYSVDRFLPGQQVKVFGRRKFSSPSASGFIERVQLPLAEHSIRSIPPSPWEHQDPTDYYVGCLRVPPTTLPTLFELSWHLQEPPPEELRFPLRKDVYRDLPQGKELFFCASAELLDCRAITYDILSPLIRNNSSLSVGTATSRDSFIGLWDDCINRVVSKFCSVEMVCVRKPSSSSAEPLQDQWPNLTGFLRNYCLWRGEEADQLREAQLDPSSSVVEKLLWTFTDLPYILGYYAVGYIVTFCALSRSQDRIIRTDLYSLDLSSPVERLKALIPCYRIAGLLQLLADRCVNSNNGCNYKQYPYSDFERIDMGDGNVIEVTPNTVTRFFSSKRKWAAVKETYDFLDHRIPHAESMYRSSEKDLALVFKPRGCKFKPTNCDQLVEALKYVTKALVALHDLSFMHRDLSWDKVMRKTDRENEWFVCGFDEAVGAPQMYPHGAVGVEARGRHAPEMGRGLHGVKVDVWGVGHLVKTCGLSNVPKTLRELQNRCLEQNPELRITAADCYHHLLQMQSSLSATSTAPY